A single Oncorhynchus tshawytscha isolate Ot180627B linkage group LG01, Otsh_v2.0, whole genome shotgun sequence DNA region contains:
- the LOC112261180 gene encoding ADP-ribosylation factor 4-like, producing MGVMVSQLFSRFFEKKQMRILMVGLDAAGKTTVLYKLKLGEVVTTIPTIGFNVETVEYKNISFTVWDVGGQHVIRPLWKHYYQNTQGLIFVVDSNDPERINDATEELQNMLEEDQLRDVVLLVFANKQDLPNAMSVSDITNKLGLRKLQLNTPWFVQATCATQGSGLLEGLDWLADQLSKR from the exons ATGGGTGTTATGGTTTCGCAACTCTTCTCTCGTTTCTTCGAGAAAAAACAGATGAGAATTCTGATGG TTGGGTTAGATGCTGCAGGGAAGACCACAGTCCTGTACAAACTAAAACTTGGAGAAGTTGTCACCACTATCCCCACTATTG GGTTCAATGTGGAGACGGTTGAGTACAAGAACATCAGCTTCACGGTGTGGGATGTAGGTGGTCAGCACGTCATCAGACCTCTGTGGAAGCATTACTACCAGAACACGCAG GGTCTTATATTTGTGGTAGACAGCAACGATCCTGAGAGGATAAATGATGCTACAGAGGAACTACAGAACATG CTTGAAGAGGACCAGTTGAGAGATGTAGTTCTGCTGGTGTTCGCCAACAAACAGGACCTTCCCAACGCCATGTCTGTCAGTGACATCACAAATAAACTGGGACTGAGGAAACTTCAACTGAATACTCCT tgGTTTGTCCAGGCTACCTGTGCGACCCAGGGTTCAGGTCTGTTGGAAGGACTGGACTGGTTGGCTGACCAGCTTTCCAAGCGCTAA
- the LOC112243372 gene encoding ADP-ribosylation factor 4, translating to MGVMVSQLFSRFFEKKQMRILMVGLDAAGKTTVLYKLKLGEVVTTIPTIGFNVETVEYKNISFTVWDVGGQHVIRPLWKHYYQNTQGLIFVVDSNDPERINDATEELQNMLEEDQLRDVVLLVFANKQDLPNAMSVSDITNKLGLRKLQLNTPWFVQATCATQSSGLLEGLDWLADQLSKR from the exons ATGGGTGTTATGGTTTCGCAACTCTTCTCTCGTTTCTTCGAGAAAAAACAGATGAGAATTCTGATGG TTGGGTTAGATGCTGCAGGGAAGACCACAGTCCTGTACAAACTAAAACTTGGAGAAGTTGTCACCACTATCCCCACTATTG GGTTCAATGTGGAGACGGTTGAGTACAAGAACATCAGCTTCACGGTGTGGGATGTAGGTGGTCAGCACGTCATCAGACCTCTGTGGAAGCATTACTACCAGAACACGCAG GGTCTTATATTTGTGGTAGACAGCAACGATCCTGAGAGGATAAATGATGCTACAGAGGAACTACAGAACATG CTTGAAGAGGACCAGTTGAGAGATGTAGTTCTGCTGGTGTTCGCCAACAAACAGGACCTTCCCAACGCCATGTCTGTCAGTGACATCACAAATAAACTGGGACTGAGGAAACTTCAACTGAATACTCCT tgGTTTGTCCAGGCTACCTGTGCAACCCAGAGTTCAGGTCTGTTGGAAGGACTAGACTGGTTGGCTGACCAGCTTTCCAAGCGCTAA